In Rattus rattus isolate New Zealand chromosome 9, Rrattus_CSIRO_v1, whole genome shotgun sequence, a genomic segment contains:
- the LOC116909900 gene encoding olfactory receptor 2AK2-like: MGTGNHSCGTDFTLVGLFQYGHMDTFLFTIITLLFAVALMGNITLVHLIRLDRILHTPMYFLLSQLSIIDMMYISTTVSKMAVNFLSDTKTISFLGCAIQTFLFLTLGGSEALLLGFMSYDRYIAICQPLHYPVLMSRKICCSIVTSTWSRSSITALMHIIYLFQLPFCESKIINHFFCEIPSLLPLVCEDTSQYEHTVLMSGLVILLLPFLAILASYARVLVVVFQMDSGKGQSRAVSTCSSHLTVASLFYVTTLCTYTQPHTLHSPGRDKVVAVIYSIVTPVLNPFIYSLRNKEVMGALKRQMG, translated from the coding sequence ATGGGGACAGGAAACCATAGCTGTGGGACAGACTTCACCTTGGTTGGTCTTTTCCAGTATGGACACATGGACACTTTCCTCTTTACAATCATCACCCTCCTCTTTGCAGTGGCTCTCATGGGGAACATCACACTGGTCCACCTCATCAGGCTGGACCGAATactccacacccccatgtacttcctCCTCAGCCAGCTCTCCATCATCGACATGATGTACATCTCCACCACTGTGTCCAAGATGGCAGTGAACTTCTTGTCAGACACCAAGACCATTTCTTTTCTGGGATGTGCCATCCAAACCTTTTTGTTTCTGACCCTGGGTGGGTCTGAAGCCCTCCTGCTGGGTTTCATGTCCTATGACAGGTACATAGCCATCTGCCAGCCCTTGCACTACCCTGTGCTCATGAGCAGGAAGATCTGCTGCTCTATTGTCACCAGTACATGGAGTAGAAGCTCCATCACTGCATTAATGCACATAATCTATTTATTTCAACTTCCATTCTGTGAATCTAAGATTATTAACCACTTTTTCTGTGAGATTCCATCTCTTCTGCCATTGGTGTGTGAAGACACATCCCAATATGAGCATACAGTCCTCATGAGTGGCCTTGTCATTCTGTTATTACCCTTCTTGGCCATCCTAGCTTCCTATGCTCGGGTGTTGGTTGTTGTATTCCAGATGGATTCAGGGAAGGGACAGAGTAGAGCAGTGTCCACCTGCTCTTCCCACCTGACTgtggccagcctgttctatgtCACTACTCTCTGCACCTACACCCAACCACACACATTGCATTCTCCTGGGAGGGACAAAGTGGTAGCTGTGATCTACTCAATTGTCACCCCTGTTTTGAACCcgttcatctacagcctgagaaaCAAGGAGGTCATGGGGGCTCTAAAAAGACAAATGGGATGA